The DNA window CACCGCGAGCAGGCAAAGCCGCCGGCGCGGGCATCGTGGAGGAGGATGCTTGACCGTCGCGAGAAAGCCGGTAGAATGCGCCTCGCATCGATGGAGATCGACGCCGCCTCGGGGTATAGCGCAGTCTGGTAGCGCGCCTGCTTTGGGAGCAGGATGTCGGGGGTTCGAATCCCTCTACCCCGACCAACTCTTTGATTTGGAATGAAAATTTCAAAAAAGAGTTTGACGAGAAGGGTTGCTGGACGTACCATGCGCCCATAGCTCAACCGGATAGAGCAACGGCCTTCTAAGCCGTAGGTTGCAGGTTCGAGTCCTGCTGGGCGTGCCAAGCATCGTCCGCATGGGTGAGGCCCAAGGTTGGGTGAGTCGGCGAAATCCGATGCGTTGTTTCGGTAGTGGTGGATGTAGCTCAGTGGTAGAGCCCCGGATTGTGGCTCCGGTGGTCGTGGGTTCGATCCCCATCATCCACCCCATTGCCGAATCGCCTCTCGTCTGCCAGCGGTTGGCTGAACGGGAAGGAAGAGAAAAAAAGAGAGCCTTGATGCTCTCTTTTTTTATGCCTGTCAGTTTGTCCGAGGCTGAACGCCGATTCGCCTCTCTCGACCAAATAATCCCTGGAAAACCGCTGCCAGGCTTGAATCAGCCGATTTTATCCCCATTTTTAGCCTTCGAGTGCGCTTGCCAGCGCGGGGCGGGGTTCTTAGAATCTTCGCCTTTGATATCCAGTCTCGATTCATTCCTGTCGCCGTGCGAGCGTCGTTTGACCAGGATTCGCACGGTGCGCCAACACGCAACTCCCAGCGGGTAGAGGATCATCCATGCAAGTGTCTGTCGAAACGACTTCTGCGATCGGGCGCCGCCTGACCATCCAGGTACCGGCCGCTCAGGTCGACCAAGCCGTCGATGCCCGTCTGCAGCAGACTGCCAGGAATGTGAAGCTCAAGGGTTTCCGCCCGGGCAAGGTGCCGATGAAGGTGGTGCGCAGCCGTTTTGGTTCGGAAGCGCGCAGTGAAGCCGTAGGCGAGCTGATTCGTCAGAACTACGTACAGGCGCTGACCCAGGAGTCGCTGAACCCGGCCGGTTTCCCCGAAATCGAGCCGACCGTCAACGAGCCGGGCAAGGATCTTGAATTCGTCGCCAGCATCGAAGTCTATCCGCAGATCGAGCTGGTCGGCATCGAAGGCGCCGAGATCGAGCGTCCCAAGGCCGAGATCACCGACGCCGACGTCGACGAGATGGTCGAGACCCTGCGCAAGCAGGCGGCCGACTGGAGCGTGGTCGAGCGTGCGGCCGAAGATGGCGACCAGGTCACCATCGATTTCGAAGGATTCATCGGCGATGAGGCTTTCGAGGGCGGCAAGGGCGAAGGGCACAAGCTGGTGCTCGGATCCGCAAGCTTCATCCCTGGCTTCGAAGGCCAGCTGGTCGGCGCCAGCGCGGGCGACGAGCCGACTCTCAGCGTGACTTTCCCGGCTGACTACCAGGCCGAGCACCTGGCGGGCAAGGAAGCGACCTTCAAGACCAAGGTGCACAAGGTCGAGGCGCAATCACTGCCCGAGATCGACGCCGAGTTCACCAAGCGTTTCGGTGTCGAGAGTGGCGATCTCGCCGAATTCAAGGCCGAGGTCCGCAAGAACATGCAGCGCGAGCTGGATTCGGCGGTCGAGAACCGGGTC is part of the Halotalea alkalilenta genome and encodes:
- the tig gene encoding trigger factor — its product is MQVSVETTSAIGRRLTIQVPAAQVDQAVDARLQQTARNVKLKGFRPGKVPMKVVRSRFGSEARSEAVGELIRQNYVQALTQESLNPAGFPEIEPTVNEPGKDLEFVASIEVYPQIELVGIEGAEIERPKAEITDADVDEMVETLRKQAADWSVVERAAEDGDQVTIDFEGFIGDEAFEGGKGEGHKLVLGSASFIPGFEGQLVGASAGDEPTLSVTFPADYQAEHLAGKEATFKTKVHKVEAQSLPEIDAEFTKRFGVESGDLAEFKAEVRKNMQRELDSAVENRVKQQVIDALKSANPIEVPKALVQQEIDALKRQAAQQFGLGDDFDVTQLPNELFEEQGRSRVQVGLLLAEVISQQGVEASDEEIRAFAERVAQQYQQPEQVVEQYLANEQMKNQLKSAVLENKSVEKLLEQAKVSEVEMSYQDALAAAQAKEEDEQDADADAEEKQTQA